The genomic stretch AAACTACCTCCGCACGCTCTCGCGCAGATCCGGCAACGGCTCGCGCGCGAATTCCTCCAGGTGACGATCCAGCCCCAGCGGGCTGCGCACGCGTTTGGTCGCCTTCGTGTCGGCGAGCAGCGGATCGTTCGGGCTCGCGCCGTCTTCGTGCCGCTCGCGGTGGTAAAGGTGCGTGGCCAGCCCGCCGAACCGCAGCATCCGCCGCATCAGGCCGTGGTGGAACGCGCGCACCGCCAGGTCCTTGTCTTCGCGGCCCCACCCTTCGTAACGCTCGTCGAAACCGTTCAGCGCGACCAGATCGTCGCGCCACCAGGCCTGGCTGCAGCCTTTGATCGAGCTGGTCTTCTGGTTGCGCGTCACACGCAACGACAGCGCCGCCAGCGCGGGAATGCGCAGCGTGTGCCGGCGACGCGTCAGTCCGCGATCGAAGAAGCCCAGTTGCCGCACCTCGCGCGACAGCAGGCGGTCGCGACCGGTCTCGTCGGTGAGCACGCGCATGCCCTGCACGAAGCTGCCGCGTTCGGCGGCGCGCACCTGGTCCTCGACGAACTTCGGATGCGGGAGCATGTCGCCGTCGAGGATCAGCACGTAGTCGCCCGTCGTCGCGGCGATGGCGCGATTGCGCGCCAGCGCCAGGCGAAAGCCTTTGTCCTCGATCCAGCTGTGCCGTAGCGGCACGGGGTAGTCGCGCGCAAGTCGCTCGAGCATCGCGCGCGTGTCGTCCCGCGAGCCGTCGTCGGCCACGATCACTTCATGCGGCAGCATCGTCTGGCGCGCAAGCGCTTCCAGCGCAAGCTCCAGCGCCTGCGGCCAGTTGTAGGTGGAGATGACGACGGAGACCGAGG from Lysobacter auxotrophicus encodes the following:
- a CDS encoding glycosyltransferase family 2 protein, producing MPGPTSPSVSVVISTYNWPQALELALEALARQTMLPHEVIVADDGSRDDTRAMLERLARDYPVPLRHSWIEDKGFRLALARNRAIAATTGDYVLILDGDMLPHPKFVEDQVRAAERGSFVQGMRVLTDETGRDRLLSREVRQLGFFDRGLTRRRHTLRIPALAALSLRVTRNQKTSSIKGCSQAWWRDDLVALNGFDERYEGWGREDKDLAVRAFHHGLMRRMLRFGGLATHLYHRERHEDGASPNDPLLADTKATKRVRSPLGLDRHLEEFAREPLPDLRESVRR